Proteins encoded by one window of Musa acuminata AAA Group cultivar baxijiao chromosome BXJ2-9, Cavendish_Baxijiao_AAA, whole genome shotgun sequence:
- the LOC135622645 gene encoding uncharacterized protein LOC135622645, protein MPLAKLSMTLPLQALYNLMEPCHVITSRLASSPFSSFCAHMEAAGDREPWEAALDDATLDVLTEIDGTLQMELSDDKHGEEADDDRLGPVIRSLEAEISAAAAAAAGSVAGCSNGDTMLESGHHHEDCEDCRLDDILSGPDSHGCSTSSTYLVEDPFGWVEMEAAGVGSPCSDLVDWYADECISDQVGVVGHGEARCHSTSYYSEQYTSLWE, encoded by the coding sequence ATGCCACTGGCGAAGTTATCCATGACGCTTCCACTACAAGCATTATATAACCTAATGGAACCTTGTCATGTCATCACCAGCAGGCTCGCCTCATCTCCTTTCTCATCCTTCTGTGCTCATATGGAAGCAGCCGGTGATAGAGAGCCGTGGGAGGCGGCCCTTGACGATGCAACGTTGGACGTGCTGACGGAGATCGATGGCACCCTTCAGATGGAGCTGTCGGACGACAAACACGGGGAAGAGGCCGACGACGACAGGCTCGGGCCGGTGATCCGGTCTCTCGAAGCCGAGAtctccgctgctgccgccgccgccgccggttcGGTAGCGGGTTGCAGCAATGGCGATACGATGCTGGAGTCGGGTCACCACCACGAGGACTGCGAGGACTGCAGACTGGACGACATTCTATCAGGTCCTGACAGCCATGGCTGCTCGACGTCGTCGACGTACCTCGTCGAGGACCCCTTTGGCTGGGTGGAGATGGAGGCGGCGGGCGTGGGATCTCCATGCAGTGACCTGGTCGATTGGTATGCCGACGAGTGCATCAGCGACCAGGTCGGGGTGGTGGGTCATGGCGAAGCAAGATGTCACTCGACTTCGTACTACAGCGAGCAGTACACATCCCTGTGGGAGTAA
- the LOC135622643 gene encoding rRNA (cytosine-C(5))-methyltransferase NOP2C-like isoform X2 yields MKKARAASSPLLLRRRNLTSAAPSLQMDSPSSFSLPPPERYIYNPTLRWNPEVEEYFNAAYGADHFPRISKSLTHPSSYSCIRVNTLKSTSEAVIRKLIAILNEKRLENAAEGDEDNDTPIGTSESPSICKCPYPGLDNVVFVKGSGPHMLQYGIQPCQPMKEVIVSRKCAEAVLRGAQVYVPGVLACSAHVEKGDVIAVSVAVEQRMSDGGWGVGFTRGTVLQGLESDPHYHERNGLYIGQGTTSLSRASMFRVSEGIAVEMTNRVYKLPSFYDVLEGEIFLQNLPSIVTAYVLDPREGERILDMCAAPGGKTTAIAILMRDNGEVVATDRSHNKVMDVLKLAAEMDLTCIKAYKLDALKSVQRTNGMLYSEKTDSNNDEPDIAAVNSCLSSFSTDVKINIEMEKCSINATPSETVSNGKTDGRHLSNAAKRKNAPRQRNGPGRNQSLGGRVETSKGFMPNSFDRVLLDAPCSALGLRPRLFAGEETMESLRNHGKYQRRMFDQAVQLVRPGGVIVYSTCTINPGENEALVRYALDKYKFLSLASQHPKIGGPGIVGRCDLFGGKYVEEWLTENESELVQRFDPSSSLDTIGFFIAKFVVGEKDF; encoded by the exons ATGAAGAAAGCGAGGGCCGCTTCCTCGCCGTTGCTCCTTCGCCGCCGGAACCTGACAAGCGCCGCCCCCTCTCTCCAG ATGGATTCTCCTTCATCTTTTTCTCTTCCGCCGCCGGAGCGTTACATCTACAACCCCACACTTCGATGGAACCCAGAAGTCGAGGAGTACTTTAACGCGGCCTACGGAGCAGACCACTTCCCCCGGATCTCCAAATCCCTAAC GCACCCTTCTTCCTACTCTTGCATTCGTGTGAATACTCTGAAATCTACAAGTGAGGCAGTTATAAGGAAGCTAATTGCCATTCTCAATGAGAAAAGGCTTGAAAATGCTGCTGAAGGAGATGAG GATAATGATACTCCTATTGGAACATCAGAAAGCCCTTCCATTTGTAAGTGTCCTTATCCTGGTCTTGATAATGTTGTGTTTGTTAAAGGTTCGGGACCACATATGCTTCAGTATGGTATTCAACCTTGCCAACCCATGAAAGAAGTAATTGTGAGTCGCAAATGTGCTGAGGCAGTTCTTCGTGGAGCACAG GTATATGTCCCTGGTGTTCTGGCTTGCAGTGCACATGTTGAAAAAGGGGATGTAATTGCAGTCTCAGTAGCTGTTGAGCAGCGTATGTCTGATGGTGGATGGGGTGTTGGTTTTACACGTGGTACTGTCCTACAAGGGTTGGAATCAG atCCCCATTATCATGAAAGAAATGGCCTGTATATTGGTCAAGGTACTACTTCATTGTCAAGGGCTTCTATGTTCCGTGTTTCTGAAGGGATTGCTGTGGAGATGACTAACAGGGTATACAAGCTTCCATCCTTTTATG ATGTACTTGAGGGCGAAATCTTTCTTCAAAACTTGCCCAGCATCGTTACAGCTTATGTCCTAG ATCCCAGAGAAGGTGAAAGAATTTTGGATATGTGTGCTGCTCCTGGAGGGAAAACGACTGCGATTGCAATTCTTATGAGGGACAACGGAGAGGTTGTTGCTACTGATAGATCTCATAATAAG GTAATGGATGTTTTGAAATTGGCTGCTGAGATGGATTTAACTTGTATAAAGGCATATAAGCTAGATGCACTTAAATCTGTGCAAAGGACTAATGGAATGTTGTATTCTGAGAAAACAGATTCCAACAATGATGAACCAGACATTGCAGCAGTAAATTCATGCTTATCTAGTTTTTCTACAGATGTTAAGATCAACATTGAGATGGAAAAATGCAGCATCAATGCTACACCATCAGAAACAG TCAGTAATGGAAAGACAGATGGAAGACATCTCAGCAATGCTGCCAAAAGGAAGAATGCACCACGACAGAGAAATGGACCAGGAAGAAATCAGTCCTTGGGTGGTAGGGTGGAAACTTCAAAAGGCTTCATGCCTAACAGTTTTGATCGTGTTCTTCTTGACGCTCCATGTTCTGCCCTGGGCTTGAGACCTCGACTGTTTGCTGGGGAG GAGACCATGGAATCTTTAAGAAATCATGGAAAGTATCAGAGGAGGATGTTTGACCAAGCTGTACAACTTGTTCGTCCTGGAGGAGTGATAGTATATTCTAC GTGTACGATAAACCCAGGGGAGAATGAAGCTTTGGTTCGATATGCTCTAGATAAATACAAATTTCTCTCTCTGGCATCACAA CACCCAAAAATTGGAGGACCTGGTATAGTTGGCCGTTGTGATCTGTTTGGTGGGAAATATGTTGA GGAATGGCTAACAGAAAACGAATCTGAACTTGTCCAGAGGTTCGATCCATCATCTTCGCTCGATACCATTGGTTTCTTTATCGCAAAATTTGTTGTTGGTGAGAAAGACTTCTAA
- the LOC135622643 gene encoding rRNA (cytosine-C(5))-methyltransferase NOP2C-like isoform X1: MKKARAASSPLLLRRRNLTSAAPSLQMDSPSSFSLPPPERYIYNPTLRWNPEVEEYFNAAYGADHFPRISKSLTHPSSYSCIRVNTLKSTSEAVIRKLIAILNEKRLENAAEGDEVPKEGSLLDSSIRNVIDSRLLQDNDTPIGTSESPSICKCPYPGLDNVVFVKGSGPHMLQYGIQPCQPMKEVIVSRKCAEAVLRGAQVYVPGVLACSAHVEKGDVIAVSVAVEQRMSDGGWGVGFTRGTVLQGLESDPHYHERNGLYIGQGTTSLSRASMFRVSEGIAVEMTNRVYKLPSFYDVLEGEIFLQNLPSIVTAYVLDPREGERILDMCAAPGGKTTAIAILMRDNGEVVATDRSHNKVMDVLKLAAEMDLTCIKAYKLDALKSVQRTNGMLYSEKTDSNNDEPDIAAVNSCLSSFSTDVKINIEMEKCSINATPSETVSNGKTDGRHLSNAAKRKNAPRQRNGPGRNQSLGGRVETSKGFMPNSFDRVLLDAPCSALGLRPRLFAGEETMESLRNHGKYQRRMFDQAVQLVRPGGVIVYSTCTINPGENEALVRYALDKYKFLSLASQHPKIGGPGIVGRCDLFGGKYVEEWLTENESELVQRFDPSSSLDTIGFFIAKFVVGEKDF; the protein is encoded by the exons ATGAAGAAAGCGAGGGCCGCTTCCTCGCCGTTGCTCCTTCGCCGCCGGAACCTGACAAGCGCCGCCCCCTCTCTCCAG ATGGATTCTCCTTCATCTTTTTCTCTTCCGCCGCCGGAGCGTTACATCTACAACCCCACACTTCGATGGAACCCAGAAGTCGAGGAGTACTTTAACGCGGCCTACGGAGCAGACCACTTCCCCCGGATCTCCAAATCCCTAAC GCACCCTTCTTCCTACTCTTGCATTCGTGTGAATACTCTGAAATCTACAAGTGAGGCAGTTATAAGGAAGCTAATTGCCATTCTCAATGAGAAAAGGCTTGAAAATGCTGCTGAAGGAGATGAGGTACCAAAAGAAGGAAGTTTGTTGGATTCTTCTATCCGTAATGTGATTGACTCAAGGTTGCTTCAGGATAATGATACTCCTATTGGAACATCAGAAAGCCCTTCCATTTGTAAGTGTCCTTATCCTGGTCTTGATAATGTTGTGTTTGTTAAAGGTTCGGGACCACATATGCTTCAGTATGGTATTCAACCTTGCCAACCCATGAAAGAAGTAATTGTGAGTCGCAAATGTGCTGAGGCAGTTCTTCGTGGAGCACAG GTATATGTCCCTGGTGTTCTGGCTTGCAGTGCACATGTTGAAAAAGGGGATGTAATTGCAGTCTCAGTAGCTGTTGAGCAGCGTATGTCTGATGGTGGATGGGGTGTTGGTTTTACACGTGGTACTGTCCTACAAGGGTTGGAATCAG atCCCCATTATCATGAAAGAAATGGCCTGTATATTGGTCAAGGTACTACTTCATTGTCAAGGGCTTCTATGTTCCGTGTTTCTGAAGGGATTGCTGTGGAGATGACTAACAGGGTATACAAGCTTCCATCCTTTTATG ATGTACTTGAGGGCGAAATCTTTCTTCAAAACTTGCCCAGCATCGTTACAGCTTATGTCCTAG ATCCCAGAGAAGGTGAAAGAATTTTGGATATGTGTGCTGCTCCTGGAGGGAAAACGACTGCGATTGCAATTCTTATGAGGGACAACGGAGAGGTTGTTGCTACTGATAGATCTCATAATAAG GTAATGGATGTTTTGAAATTGGCTGCTGAGATGGATTTAACTTGTATAAAGGCATATAAGCTAGATGCACTTAAATCTGTGCAAAGGACTAATGGAATGTTGTATTCTGAGAAAACAGATTCCAACAATGATGAACCAGACATTGCAGCAGTAAATTCATGCTTATCTAGTTTTTCTACAGATGTTAAGATCAACATTGAGATGGAAAAATGCAGCATCAATGCTACACCATCAGAAACAG TCAGTAATGGAAAGACAGATGGAAGACATCTCAGCAATGCTGCCAAAAGGAAGAATGCACCACGACAGAGAAATGGACCAGGAAGAAATCAGTCCTTGGGTGGTAGGGTGGAAACTTCAAAAGGCTTCATGCCTAACAGTTTTGATCGTGTTCTTCTTGACGCTCCATGTTCTGCCCTGGGCTTGAGACCTCGACTGTTTGCTGGGGAG GAGACCATGGAATCTTTAAGAAATCATGGAAAGTATCAGAGGAGGATGTTTGACCAAGCTGTACAACTTGTTCGTCCTGGAGGAGTGATAGTATATTCTAC GTGTACGATAAACCCAGGGGAGAATGAAGCTTTGGTTCGATATGCTCTAGATAAATACAAATTTCTCTCTCTGGCATCACAA CACCCAAAAATTGGAGGACCTGGTATAGTTGGCCGTTGTGATCTGTTTGGTGGGAAATATGTTGA GGAATGGCTAACAGAAAACGAATCTGAACTTGTCCAGAGGTTCGATCCATCATCTTCGCTCGATACCATTGGTTTCTTTATCGCAAAATTTGTTGTTGGTGAGAAAGACTTCTAA
- the LOC135622644 gene encoding basic leucine zipper 61-like, with product MAQLPPKIPNNMYPNWPNLAPLLTTPPPPPAPRSQPSWVDEFLDFSSAKRGHHRRSVSDSIAFLEQPLAGEGGDFDRLDDDQLMCIFSDDVPPSSLSGAVPASSSSTPSDHSSMNDDKLAEQQPKNESEEAQSACKAEPQQAAGTDTAVDPKRVKRILANRQSAQRSRVRKLQYISELERSVTTLQTEVSALSPRIAFLDHQRSLLTLGNSHLKQRIAALAQDGIFKDAHQEALKKEIERLRQVYHQQNLKKMAPPSSEPAMSAEKELLS from the exons ATGGCACAGCTCCCTCCAAAGATCCCCAACAACATGTACCCAAACTGGCCTAACCTTGCTCCGCTCCTGACAACCCCGCCGCCGCCACCAGCTCCTAGATCTCAACCCTCCTGGGTCGACGAGTTCCTCGACTTCTCCTCCGCCAAGCGCGGCCACCACCGCCGCTCCGTCAGCGACTCTATCGCCTTCCTCGAGCAGCCCCTCGCGGGCGAGGGAGGCGACTTCGACCGCCTAGACGACGACCAGCTCATGTGCATCTTCTCCGACGACGTGCCCCCGTCGTCTCTGTCGGGCGCCGTCCCGGCCTCCTCGTCGTCCACGCCGTCGGACCACAGCAGCATGAACGACGACAAACTGGCCGAGCAGCAGCCGAAGAACGAGTCGGAGGAGGCGCAGAGCGCGTGCAAGGCGGAGCCACAGCAGGCCGCGGGGACGGACACAGCCGTCGATCCCAAGAGGGTGAAGAG GATCTTAGCGAACCGGCAGTCGGCGCAGAGGTCGCGGGTGAGGAAGCTTCAGTACATTTCGGAGCTGGAGCGCAGCGTGACGACGTTGCAG ACCGAAGTCTCTGCGCTGTCTCCTCGGATCGCGTTCCTCGATCACCAACGGTCGCTTCTCACGCTGGGCAATAGCCACCTGAAGCAGCGCATTGCAGCATTGGCGCAGGACGGTATATTTAAGGACG CGCACCAAGAAGCGTTGAAGAAGGAGATCGAGAGACTTAGACAAGTCTATCATCAGCAAAATCTAAAGAAAATGGCACCTCCTTCGTCAGAACCAGCCATGAGCGCAGAAAAGGAGTTGCTCAGCTGA